A genomic region of Gossypium hirsutum isolate 1008001.06 chromosome D01, Gossypium_hirsutum_v2.1, whole genome shotgun sequence contains the following coding sequences:
- the LOC121213665 gene encoding myosin-binding protein 2, translating into MAANKFATMLHKNTNRITLILVYVLLEWILIVLLLLNSLFSYLIIKFADYFGLKRPCLWCSRLDHIFEPSKYKSYRDLVCDDHANEISKLGFCSNHRKLSESRDMCEDCLSSSPSENGDDEVMENGDEDFKCSCCGVMVEKKWNLPCFMIKPSWEVLDYPQEGNLITEGGEKVEGIIADEGNASDGIRSDFVAGDHKDEQMIEENKRVGIISDDEGIEPREVEKEEFSYFVSSFDCNQVAANGDEDDVVIEKDQSSVDEGDLTVSMADQGLTQVTCAKEESPEILNKHLEFYIGGDDCHLIPVELMDSTAMRSQKIYEFTEEDEDVAGTGDVILDFDLQQPGTRVELVVENGCSSAEKVTPLSPHVSEEETIDAVDEPMEPNGKEGFSTPAVELDLMEKEDDQHVATTQANMPSLNEADDVQPNATTREEEIDLDVNQAISIGTDVVQFNETIEDIQIQHLYECTQGDPSTSSELHADADRGSKDVEEETMQQLKTATFESETSDQPMKNHLSLSSELNDIEEDKVPDTPTSIDSLHLLHKKLLLLDRKESGTEDSLDGSVFSDIEGGDGVLTVDKLKSALKAERKALNALYSELEEERSASAVAANQTMAMINRLQEEKAAMQMEAVQYQRMMEEQSEYDQEALQILNELMVKREKEKAELEKELEIYRKKVQDHEAKERMMMLRRRKDDSIRSASSASCSNAEDSDGVSVDLNHESKEEDSFENHQIREDVNQNTPADAVLYLEESLANFEEERLSILEQLKVLEEQLISLNDEEEQQHFEDIKSVEYLYEENGNGFHEIHNFGHETNGVANGHFKGVNGKHHQDKIIPVATKAKRLLPLFDATDAETEEKILNGHENGFNSVALQHTLPELENKMITIEEEVDHVYERLQALEADREFLKHCISSLRKGDKGIYLLQEILQHLRDLRSVELRVRSNGDVAI; encoded by the exons ATGGCTGCCAACAAATTTGCTACCATGTTGCATAAAAACACTAATAGGATCACTCTTATTCTTGTCTACGTCTTACTAGAATGGATTCTGATCGTTCTCCTCCTTTTGAATTCACTGTTTTCTTATCTGATCATCAAGTTTGCTGATTACTTTGGTCTTAAAAGGCCCTGCCTTTGGTGTTCTAGGCTTGATCATATCTTTGAGCCATCAAAGTACAAATCATATAGAGATCTTGTGTGTGATGATCATGCCAATGAGATTTCTAAATTGGGTTTTTGTTCAAATCATCGGAAACTCTCTGAATCTCGAGATATGTGTGAGGATTGCTTGTCCTCGTCGCCGTCGGAGAATGGTGATGATGAAGTGATGGAAAACGGCGATGAGGATTTCAAGTGTTCTTGTTGTGGTGTCATGGTGGAGAAAAAGTGGAATCTTCCTTGTTTCATGATTAAACCTTCCTGGGAGGTTTTGGATTATCCCCAGGAAGGAAATTTAATCACTGAAGGTGGAGAAAAAGTTGAGGGTATTATTGCAGATGAGGGTAATGCTTCAGATGGAATCAGATCAGATTTTGTGGCTGGTGATCATAAAGATGAACAGATGATTGAAGAAAACAAGAGAGTTGGCATCATTTCTGATGATGAAGGTATTGAACCAAGGGAAGTGGAAAAAGAGGAGTTTTCATATTTTGTTTCTAGTTTTGATTGCAACCAAGTGGCTGCTAATGGAGATGAAGACGATGTGGTTATAGAGAAAGATCAATCTTCAGTGGATGAAGGAGACTTAACTGTGTCAATGGCTGACCAGGGGTTAACTCAAGTCACTTGTGCCAAAGAGGAGTCTCCTGAAATTCTGAACAAGCATCTGGAGTTTTATATCGGGGGGGATGACTGCCATTTGATTCCAGTTGAATTGATGGATTCTACTGCTATGAGAAGCCAAAAAATATACGAGTTCACAGAGGAAGATGAAGACGTTGCTGGTACTGGAGATGTTATTTTGGACTTTGATTTGCAGCAACCTGGGACACGAGTGGAGTTGGTTGTGGAGAATGGTTGCAGTTCAGCGGAGAAAGTGACACCCCTTTCACCCCATGTGAGTGAAGAGGAAACCATTGATGCAGTGGATGAACCAATGGAGCCTAATGGCAAGGAGGGCTTTTCAACTCCTGCAGTGGAGCTAGATTTGATGGAGAAGGAAGATGATCAACATGTTGCTACCACTCAAGCAAATATGCCCTCCTTGAATGAAGCTGATGATGTTCAACCAAATGCCACAACAAGAGAAGAGGAAATCGATTTAGATGTTAATCAAG CAATATCAATAGGGACAGATGTTGTGCAGTTTAATGAAACAATTGAAGATATTCAAATACAACATTTATATGAATGCACACAAGGAGATCCCTCAACCAGTTCTGAATTACATGCAGATGCTGATCGTG GCTCCAAGGATGTTGAGGAAGAAACAATGCAGCAGCTTAAAACTGCAACATTTGAGAGTGAGACTAGTGACCAACCAATGAAAAACCATCTATCATTATCTTCAGAGCTTAATGATATTGAGGAAGATAAAGTTCCGGATACACCGACTTCCATCGACAGTCTCCATCTGTTGCACAAGAAATTGTTATTGCTTGACAGAAAAGAATCCGGAACCGAAGATTCCTTGGATGGAAGTGTTTTCAGTGACATTGAGGGTGGTGATGGGGTACTGACTGTTGACAAGTTGAAATCAGCATTAAAAGCTGAAAGGAAAGCTTTAAATGCATTGTATAGCGAGCTTGAGGAAGAGAGGAGTGCTTCTGCGGTGGCTGCAAATCAGACAATGGCAATGATAAATAGGCTTCAAGAAGAGAAAGCAGCAATGCAGATGGAAGCGGTGCAGTACCAGAGGATGATGGAAGAACAGTCCGAGTATGACCAGGAAGCCTTGCAGATTCTGAATGAGCTTATGGTCAAGAGGGAGAAAGAGAAGGCAGAGCTCGAAAAGGAACTTGAGATATATCGCAAAAAGGTGCAGGATCATGAGGCcaaagagagaatgatgatgctgagaagAAGGAAAGATGACAGCATTCGAAGTGCAAGTTCTGCGTCTTGCAGTAATGCTGAGGACAGTGATGGAGTATCAGTTGATTTGAATCATGAATCAAAGGAAGAAGATAGCTTCGAGAACCATCAAATCCGAGAGGATGTTAACCAGAATACCCCTGCTGATGCAGTTTTGTATTTAGAGGAATCATTGGCTAACTTCGAGGAGGAGAGGCTATCCATTCTTGAGCAACTGAAGGTCTTGGAAGAGCAATTGATTTCATTGAATGATGAAGAAGAACAACAACATTTTGAGGATATAAAATCAGTTGAGTATTTGTACGAAGAGAATGGTAATGGCTTCCATGAGATTCATAATTTCGGCCATGAAACAAATGGGGTTGCCAATGGTCATTTCAAGGGAGTGAATGGGAAGCATCACCAAGACAAAATAATTCCCGTGGCTACAAAGGCAAAGAGACTTCTCCCACTTTTTGATGCCACCGATGCAGAAACTGAAGAAAAGATACTGAATGGACATGAAAACGGCTTCAATTCTGTTGCCTTGCAACATACGTTACCTGAACTTGAGAACAAAATGATCACAATAGAGGAAGAAGTGGACCATGTTTATGAAAGATTACAAGCACTTGAGGCAGATAGGGAGTTTCTAAAACATTGTATCAGCTCCTTGAGGAAAGGAGATAAAGGGATCTATCTACTTCAAGAGATTTTACAACATCTTCGCGATTTGAGAAGTGTCGAACTTCGAGTAAGGAGTAATGGGGATGTTGCTATATAG